From Vanessa cardui chromosome 11, ilVanCard2.1, whole genome shotgun sequence, the proteins below share one genomic window:
- the LOC124533868 gene encoding uncharacterized protein LOC124533868: protein MRSIVLCLMVVAMVAAAPQREGAAYSKEAIKQAQSTHLIPKDAVIQKVQEGVELAAYESIPGNQRINLFEILGDQLPSEVINNLQSQIDHVGHQ from the exons ATGAGGTCCATCGTGCTCTGTCTGATGGTGGTGGCGATGGTGGCTGCGGCCCCACAGCGCGAAGGAGCTGCCTACAGCAAGGAAGCTATCAAGCAGGCCCAGAGCACCCACCTTATCCCTAAGGATGCTGTCATCCAGAAG GTACAAGAAGGCGTAGAGCTTGCAGCTTATGAATCTATTCCCGGCAACCAAAGAATCAACCTGTTCGAGATCCTCGGTGACCAGCTGCCCTCCGAGGTCATCAACAACCTCCAGTCTCAGATCGACCACGTCGGCCACCAATAG